The following are from one region of the Mangifera indica cultivar Alphonso chromosome 14, CATAS_Mindica_2.1, whole genome shotgun sequence genome:
- the LOC123196113 gene encoding U3 small nucleolar RNA-associated protein 21 homolog isoform X1, which translates to MGIFEPYRAIGYITSSVPFSVQRLGTETFVTVGVGKAFQIYNCAKLTLVFVGPQLPKKIRALASYRDYTFAAYGNEIAVVKRAHQVATWSRHNAKVNMLLLFGEHILSVDVDGNMFVWRFKGIEENLTPLGHIKLDDKFTPTCVMHPDTYLNKVLLGSQEGTLQLWNISTKKRIYEFKGWGSSISSCVSSPALDVVAIGCTDGKIHVHNIRVDEKLVTFTHSTRGAVTALSFSTDGQPLLASGGSSGVISIWNLEKRKLQSVVRDAHDSSIVSLHFFANEPVLMSSSADNSIKMWIFDTTDGDPRLLRFRSGHSAPPRCIRYYANGRHILSAGLDRAFRLFSVIQDQQSRELSQRHVSKRAKKLRMKEEEIKLKPVIAFDCAEIRERDWCNVVTCHMDTAEAYVWRLQNFVLGEHILRPCSENPAPVKACAISACGNFAVLGTAGGWIERFNLQSGISRGSYLDTSERKRCAHHGEVVGVACDSTNTLLISAGYHGDIKVWDFKRCELKSRWEIGCSVVKIVFHRINGLLATVADDLVIRLFDVVALRMVRKFEGHTDRVTDLCFSEDGKWLLSSSMDGTLRIWDVILARQIDAVHVNVSVTALSLSPNMDVLATAHVDQNGVYLWVNQCMFSGVLNIDSYASGKEIVSVKMPTVSSVEGSEDKHPTNPVVDRTESKETSVPSTFDGQIPDLVTLSLLPKSQWQSLINLDIIKARNKPIEPPKKPEKAPFFLPSIPSLSGEISFKPSESTNDEDAENDREENKRRSDLPPSQFQQLLQSSAEVGNFSLFTDYIKGLSPSNLDMELRMLQIIDDDDVEEVDKRPEFIPIELLLNYFIHEISCRNNFEFIQAVIRLFLKIHGETIRCHVKLQDKARELLEVQSTVWERIDKLFQSARCMVSFLSNSQF; encoded by the exons ATGGGGATATTTGAGCCGTATAGAGCTATTGGATACATAACGAGCAGCGTTCCTTTCTCGGTTCAGAGGCTTGGCACCGAAACGTTCGTGACTGTTGGCGTTGGAAAGGCTTTTCAAATTTACAAT TGCGCCAAGCTCACGTTGGTGTTTGTTG GTCCTCAATTGCCAAAGAAGATTAGGGCACTTGCTTCCTATCGAGATTACACATTTGCTGCATATGGTAATGAAATTGCTGTTGTGAAGCGTGCTCATCAG GTAGCCACTTGGAGTAGGCATAATGCGAAGGTTAACATGTTGCTGTTGTTTGGAGAACATATTCTAAGTGTGGATGTAGATGGTAATATGTTCGTGTGGCGATTTAAAGGAATTGAGGAGAATCTTACTCCACTTGGGCACATTAAGCTAGATGACAAGTTTACTCCAACATGTGTAATGCATCCAGATACTTACCTGAACAAG GTATTACTAGGTAGTCAGGAAGGTACATTGCAGCTCTGGAACATTAGcacaaagaaaagaatttatGAGTTCAAGGGATGGGGATCATCTATCTCTAGTTGTGTATCATCACCAGCTCTTGACGTTGTTGCGATTGGTTGTACTGATGGGAAAATTCATGTTCACAACATTCGTGTTGATGAAAAATTGGTTACATTTACACATTCTACAAGAGGCGCTGTAACTGCCTTGTCATTCAGCACAG ATGGACAACCTCTTCTGGCATCAGGTGGTTCATCTGGTGTCATAAGCATATGGAATCTTGAGAAAAGAAAGCTCCAATCAGTTGTAAGAGATGCTCATGATAGTTCAATTGTTTCACTGCACTTTTTTGCTAATGAGCCTGTGCTGATGAGCTCATCAGCAGACAATTCAATCAAA ATGTGGATTTTTGACACAACTGATGGAGATCCTCGTCTATTACGCTTCCGAAGTGGGCATAGTGCTCCTCCACGTTGTATCAG GTACTATGCCAATGGGAGACATATTTTATCAGCTGGTCTAGATCGTGCTTTTCGCCTATTCTCTGTCATTCAG GATCAACAAAGTCGGGAGCTTTCTCAACGACATGTATCCAAACGAGCCAAGAAACTGAGGATGAAG gAAGAAGAGATAAAACTGAAGCCCGTTATTGCATTTGACTGTG CTGAAATTAGGGAGCGAGATTGGTGCAATGTGGTTACATGCCATATGGATACTGCAGAAGCATATGTATGGAGGCTTCAAAACTTTGTTCTTGGTGAGCATATTTTGAGGCCATGCTCGGAAAATCCAGCGCCTGTTAAG GCATGTGCTATTAGTGCATGTGGCAATTTTGCTGTTCTGGGGACAGCAGGTGGTTGGATTGAGCGATTTAACCTTCAATCAGGAATCAGCCGAGGCAGCTACCTGGACACGTCTGAAAGAAAACGCTGTGCCCATCATGGGGAAGTGGTTGGGGTTGCTTGTGATTCAACAAATACTCTATTGATCAGTGCTGGATATCACGGAGATATAAAG GTTTGGGACTTCAAAAGATGTGAACTAAAATCCAGATGGGAAATCGGCTGTTCTGTGGTTAAGATTGTTTTCCATCGAATTAATG GTCTTTTGGCTACTGTAGCAGATGATCTAGTTATCCGTTTGTTTGATGTTGTGGCATTAAGAATGGTTCGTAAATTTGAAGGTCATACTGACCGGGTCACAGATTTGTGTTTTAGCGAGGATGGAAAGTGGCTTTTGTCATCTAGTATGGATGGGACTCTTAGAATTTGGGATGTCATCTTAGCAAGACAAATAGATGCAGTACATGTCAATGTGTCTGTCACAGCATTGTCTCTCTCACCTAATATGGATGTTTTAGCAACTGCCCATGTGGATCAGAATGGGGTCTACCTATG GGTAAATCAGTGTATGTTCTCTGGAGTATTAAATATTGATTCTTATGCTAGTGGGAAGGAGATTGTGAGCGTTAAAATGCCGACTGTTTCATCAGTAGAAGGTTCAGAAGACAAGCATCCTACTAACCCTGTTGTGGACCGCACAGAGTCTAAAGAAACTTCTGTTCCTTCAACTTTTGATGGGCAGATCCCAGATTTAGTTACACTGTCATTGTTGCCTAAAAGCCAATGGCAAAGCTTGATCAATTTGGATATTATAAAG GCTCGCAATAAACCAATTGAGCCTCCTAAGAAGCCCGAGAAGGCACCATTCTTCTTGCCTTCCATTCCATCTCTTTCTGGCGAAATATCCTTTAAGCCTAGTGAGTCCACAAACGATGAGGATGCAGAAAATGACAGGGAGGAAAACAAGAGGAGATCAGATTTGCCACCATCGCAGTTTCAGCAACTTCTTCAGTCTTCTGCAGAAGTGGGAAATT TTTCATTATTTACAGATTATATTAAAGGTTTATCCCCTTCAAACTTGGATATGGAACTCCGAATGCTCCAGAttatagatgatgatgatgtggaAGAAGTTGATAAAAGACCCGAGTTTATTCCCATTGAACTGCTTctgaattattttattcatgagATTTCCTGCCGGAACAATTTTGAGTTTATACAAGCTGTTATCAGGCTGTTTCTGAAG ATACACGGTGAGACGATACGGTGCCATGTGAAATTGCAGGATAAAGCAAGAGAGCTTCTCGAAGTTCAATCCACAGTATGGGAAAGAATAGACAAGCTGTTCCAAAGTGCTAGATGCATGGTCAGTTTCCTCAGCAATTCACAATTTTAG
- the LOC123196113 gene encoding U3 small nucleolar RNA-associated protein 21 homolog isoform X2 encodes MLLLFGEHILSVDVDGNMFVWRFKGIEENLTPLGHIKLDDKFTPTCVMHPDTYLNKVLLGSQEGTLQLWNISTKKRIYEFKGWGSSISSCVSSPALDVVAIGCTDGKIHVHNIRVDEKLVTFTHSTRGAVTALSFSTDGQPLLASGGSSGVISIWNLEKRKLQSVVRDAHDSSIVSLHFFANEPVLMSSSADNSIKMWIFDTTDGDPRLLRFRSGHSAPPRCIRYYANGRHILSAGLDRAFRLFSVIQDQQSRELSQRHVSKRAKKLRMKEEEIKLKPVIAFDCAEIRERDWCNVVTCHMDTAEAYVWRLQNFVLGEHILRPCSENPAPVKACAISACGNFAVLGTAGGWIERFNLQSGISRGSYLDTSERKRCAHHGEVVGVACDSTNTLLISAGYHGDIKVWDFKRCELKSRWEIGCSVVKIVFHRINGLLATVADDLVIRLFDVVALRMVRKFEGHTDRVTDLCFSEDGKWLLSSSMDGTLRIWDVILARQIDAVHVNVSVTALSLSPNMDVLATAHVDQNGVYLWVNQCMFSGVLNIDSYASGKEIVSVKMPTVSSVEGSEDKHPTNPVVDRTESKETSVPSTFDGQIPDLVTLSLLPKSQWQSLINLDIIKARNKPIEPPKKPEKAPFFLPSIPSLSGEISFKPSESTNDEDAENDREENKRRSDLPPSQFQQLLQSSAEVGNFSLFTDYIKGLSPSNLDMELRMLQIIDDDDVEEVDKRPEFIPIELLLNYFIHEISCRNNFEFIQAVIRLFLKIHGETIRCHVKLQDKARELLEVQSTVWERIDKLFQSARCMVSFLSNSQF; translated from the exons ATGTTGCTGTTGTTTGGAGAACATATTCTAAGTGTGGATGTAGATGGTAATATGTTCGTGTGGCGATTTAAAGGAATTGAGGAGAATCTTACTCCACTTGGGCACATTAAGCTAGATGACAAGTTTACTCCAACATGTGTAATGCATCCAGATACTTACCTGAACAAG GTATTACTAGGTAGTCAGGAAGGTACATTGCAGCTCTGGAACATTAGcacaaagaaaagaatttatGAGTTCAAGGGATGGGGATCATCTATCTCTAGTTGTGTATCATCACCAGCTCTTGACGTTGTTGCGATTGGTTGTACTGATGGGAAAATTCATGTTCACAACATTCGTGTTGATGAAAAATTGGTTACATTTACACATTCTACAAGAGGCGCTGTAACTGCCTTGTCATTCAGCACAG ATGGACAACCTCTTCTGGCATCAGGTGGTTCATCTGGTGTCATAAGCATATGGAATCTTGAGAAAAGAAAGCTCCAATCAGTTGTAAGAGATGCTCATGATAGTTCAATTGTTTCACTGCACTTTTTTGCTAATGAGCCTGTGCTGATGAGCTCATCAGCAGACAATTCAATCAAA ATGTGGATTTTTGACACAACTGATGGAGATCCTCGTCTATTACGCTTCCGAAGTGGGCATAGTGCTCCTCCACGTTGTATCAG GTACTATGCCAATGGGAGACATATTTTATCAGCTGGTCTAGATCGTGCTTTTCGCCTATTCTCTGTCATTCAG GATCAACAAAGTCGGGAGCTTTCTCAACGACATGTATCCAAACGAGCCAAGAAACTGAGGATGAAG gAAGAAGAGATAAAACTGAAGCCCGTTATTGCATTTGACTGTG CTGAAATTAGGGAGCGAGATTGGTGCAATGTGGTTACATGCCATATGGATACTGCAGAAGCATATGTATGGAGGCTTCAAAACTTTGTTCTTGGTGAGCATATTTTGAGGCCATGCTCGGAAAATCCAGCGCCTGTTAAG GCATGTGCTATTAGTGCATGTGGCAATTTTGCTGTTCTGGGGACAGCAGGTGGTTGGATTGAGCGATTTAACCTTCAATCAGGAATCAGCCGAGGCAGCTACCTGGACACGTCTGAAAGAAAACGCTGTGCCCATCATGGGGAAGTGGTTGGGGTTGCTTGTGATTCAACAAATACTCTATTGATCAGTGCTGGATATCACGGAGATATAAAG GTTTGGGACTTCAAAAGATGTGAACTAAAATCCAGATGGGAAATCGGCTGTTCTGTGGTTAAGATTGTTTTCCATCGAATTAATG GTCTTTTGGCTACTGTAGCAGATGATCTAGTTATCCGTTTGTTTGATGTTGTGGCATTAAGAATGGTTCGTAAATTTGAAGGTCATACTGACCGGGTCACAGATTTGTGTTTTAGCGAGGATGGAAAGTGGCTTTTGTCATCTAGTATGGATGGGACTCTTAGAATTTGGGATGTCATCTTAGCAAGACAAATAGATGCAGTACATGTCAATGTGTCTGTCACAGCATTGTCTCTCTCACCTAATATGGATGTTTTAGCAACTGCCCATGTGGATCAGAATGGGGTCTACCTATG GGTAAATCAGTGTATGTTCTCTGGAGTATTAAATATTGATTCTTATGCTAGTGGGAAGGAGATTGTGAGCGTTAAAATGCCGACTGTTTCATCAGTAGAAGGTTCAGAAGACAAGCATCCTACTAACCCTGTTGTGGACCGCACAGAGTCTAAAGAAACTTCTGTTCCTTCAACTTTTGATGGGCAGATCCCAGATTTAGTTACACTGTCATTGTTGCCTAAAAGCCAATGGCAAAGCTTGATCAATTTGGATATTATAAAG GCTCGCAATAAACCAATTGAGCCTCCTAAGAAGCCCGAGAAGGCACCATTCTTCTTGCCTTCCATTCCATCTCTTTCTGGCGAAATATCCTTTAAGCCTAGTGAGTCCACAAACGATGAGGATGCAGAAAATGACAGGGAGGAAAACAAGAGGAGATCAGATTTGCCACCATCGCAGTTTCAGCAACTTCTTCAGTCTTCTGCAGAAGTGGGAAATT TTTCATTATTTACAGATTATATTAAAGGTTTATCCCCTTCAAACTTGGATATGGAACTCCGAATGCTCCAGAttatagatgatgatgatgtggaAGAAGTTGATAAAAGACCCGAGTTTATTCCCATTGAACTGCTTctgaattattttattcatgagATTTCCTGCCGGAACAATTTTGAGTTTATACAAGCTGTTATCAGGCTGTTTCTGAAG ATACACGGTGAGACGATACGGTGCCATGTGAAATTGCAGGATAAAGCAAGAGAGCTTCTCGAAGTTCAATCCACAGTATGGGAAAGAATAGACAAGCTGTTCCAAAGTGCTAGATGCATGGTCAGTTTCCTCAGCAATTCACAATTTTAG